The genomic DNA atgatgatgatgatgactggcCACTTCGACAAATATTAACAGTTTtactggcctattcactgatttggtctttattaaaataaacattaaatcaattgagaaatgtcatctacctaccaTATCAACGACGGGTTTTCAGTAAGCACCGTATGAAATTTGTtgcatataatctcaatttcgtatatttcaactaacatacgccaaagttagtgaattaaccTGTTGATGGCCTAATCATGACTTTGAGTAACTTTAGCGGATAAACACGAAAATTACCAACTAGATATTATTAGTCATTCTCAAGTCACGAGATTTCGTatacactattaatttattgtttactgATTAAAGTTACTAACCATTGTTTGagattgtgattttcgttaataatgggctttacggaatacgaagaTAGCCTAGTTATTTGATGTTAACCTTAGTGTATGGCAAATAGACCAACTGGGCCTCAAGTTATGTTacatatcgattctctttctataagacggaggtcctgggttcgatacccggctgggctgagtgagattttcttaatcggtccaggtctggctggtgggaggcttcggccgtggctagttaccaccctaccacaaagacgtaccgccaagcgatttagcgttccggtacgatgtcgtgtagaaaccaaagtgGGTGTGGATTcacatcctactccttacaagttagcccgctttgatcatagattgcatcatcacttaccatcaggtgagattgtagtcaagggctaacttgtaaaaaaaaatagtaaccaTAAATGTACCATAgttcaattttattgttttttttgccGCAGGTGGATTAGCTCTAAAGGGCGCTGTGGCTGGTGCCGCTTTACAAGCAGCTGCACAAAAAGGTATCTACTATAAGTTATTTCTATATCTTACTAGCCGACGTCCAAtggttacacccgcgtagttcccgttcccgtgagaagacggggatgaaatatagcccatgacactcacaaataatgcagctttgtagtggtaaaagaattttcaaaatcggcttagtagaaCAAATTTACCCCttacaatacaacaaacttcCTCCTATAGCATACTCTTTCTTTTTATATCAGGATAGAATACATACACTGTTCTAGCAAAATACCTTATATACTTACAATTATACATGAAACTAAATAAATGCTCAACTTATTATGAATCTGTTGGGATTGGAATTAACCAAAGGGGACCTAAACTCGGCAATTACTATCTGTATGTATGTCTTGAAAACGCTATTGCCATGTTTAAGACGACGTCGATAACGTTGATGGTACCAGACTTCTACAGCCTTAAAACTAATAAACTGTGTAGTAATATCTAGACctgctgaatcgattttgaaaattcttttaccaatataaattcacgttatttttgagtattTTAATCTAATATACCTTCGTATTCCCACAGAAATGGGAGTTACGCGGTTTAAACTGCTTCTGCGTGTATGATTTCAACGCCTTACAAGATAATTGTGGTTAAAACTTATTTCTGATACATTGCTATTAAATTTTAACAGGAAAATTACTGATAAATGGCATCGCTGCGACCAAGAGTGCGGTTTTAGGTGTGGCTGCTGCAAAGGTTGGAGCCGTAGTGGCGGCTAAATCTGCCGTAGTGGTaggtatttgtttaattttttacaagatcCCATGTAATTGTTCCAGTTAATTAGTGTGGCAAAACTTTATTTcgcattattagcctatttaacGGCTCTCTGTAGGGCCATGATTCCCTCcctataggagaggggatacgGGATACGGCATTAAGAACTTAGACCGATCAATGCGCTAACATGCGACAAAGTGAAGAGAAAATAGACAAACtgtcgtccaatggcggcggagttgcCCCAGTGCCATCTCTTATTTACGCATTGAAAGAGATAGATACCgttatttccggttgcaccgtCTTTCGTtgaattttatctatttctctacatgagattatctcgttggtcgcatgatAGCGCCACGGTTGCTTTAATGTAAGTGGGTGATAATGTTCGACTATTTAACGATTATTATGAGATGATATGGAGGAAGCTCGAATATAGTCATATAATGTTCATCTCCAAATATgacctgctccagcttattattattatctaggaaaagataaagggaaaacgAAGGCGTAGCCGAAGATGTACATCTTGACTAAATAACTTACGCAAATGGTTGAGTATGAGCACCAGATAACTGTTTCTAAAGAATTAAGTAAAAACCTCCGACAGGAGATGGCACTGACAGAAGAAGATCAGATGttaacaataatgaataataggGACTGACTCATTGATGGGTCCTTGATCCCAAGGGCTAAAAAAAGCAAGGAAGGGTCTTTTTAAGGGTGTCTCCGATGagataaatgtaaacaaatgaTCATGAGGTTATTGTCCGCTTGTCTCAAGACAGCGCAAAAATCGTACTTGCCAAGAAACACGGATGTGTACCTATTTGATCATgtcgcctttgcacatactttgTTTACTATATGTCGGAGAAAAACggtttgacatcagaagcggctGTCCCAAAATCCCAATAtgaatgttacaaataaaccctgagtggcagagtACCTTGAGTgtagtcacgcacttgtgaacgatgtgtgtagggttaaaggcgtctTTGACTGTtcacaaacactccccttttccactcaagtcactctccccacctatcccaTAACAACAGGATTATTATCCAACAAAGGTGTAGACGGATCGAACGCctcgacaagaatgagctagagCGGTCTCTTATATCGCCAGCACATGGTCTCTCATTACTTCCCGCCTAGCTTCGTACTATTTTTACTCATGACCACACGAACCGACTGATTAAATAACTTACTTGCACCgacatatattttcttaaattttctttgttgttgtttttcttttgtgcaattaatataaataaatgtttatcttTCTAGGCAAAGATACCCACTCTTTTAGACATCATATCAGGAGTTCTGTGCAAAGTTCAGGAGTCACAGACGGCGGTGGTGGGCGGTGCGGTTGAGAAGGTAGTCCAAAGCCAAGAGAGGATAATTGTACAGTCACCATTGCTGCCAGTTTTATATGAGTAAGTAGATTAT from Bicyclus anynana chromosome 20, ilBicAnyn1.1, whole genome shotgun sequence includes the following:
- the LOC112058036 gene encoding uncharacterized protein LOC112058036; this encodes MRIVFVSLVCVCLLTSPTLATVALAKAVATAAVGKVAAVAGAGVALKTAAIKALGAKALAGLAIKTSLIKGGLALKGAVAGAALQAAAQKGKLLINGIAATKSAVLGVAAAKVGAVVAAKSAVVAKIPTLLDIISGVLCKVQESQTAVVGGAVEKVVQSQERIIVQSPLLPVLYEYITQPRVYYETVPVIQQVDVY